TTTCTTATTCTTATTGAGAAGATTCCAGAAGGAAAATGTTGTTTCTATCTTCTGGAATAGCAGAGTTGCATGATATCTTCGGGCGACAGGTCGCCTTCGATATAAATCACGGTTCCCTTGCTTTTACTCGGGTTGCTGAAGAGGATAAAGCGGTTGTCGCCATTGCTCAAGGGTGCCATCATGTAATAGCCGCTCACCATTTTGCCATTCTCCACCACCTCTCTGATTTTCTTTGCAGCCTTGCGGTCGGCCTTCAGATAGTGGGCTATTTCCGTGGCATGGTTCTTATATACCAGGCTCTTGTATATCTTGAGCTTGTAACCTTTGAGTTGCGCATTCTGCATCGTAACCATCTTGCATCCCTTGGCGTGCCCGAATCGTTGGAATATACTTTTTACGTATAGTCCCTCCTGGGCATTGGCAGAAATCGAGGCTACCACGATAAGAAGCAGTCCGATGAAGAAGCGTTTTATCAAGTTGCATCGTTTCATATTCTATACCTTATTATATATATTATACTTTATAGTTTGATTGATTGTTTCATCTAAAAGATGAATTTATTGTTTCATCATATCCAGGGCACTGAATGGATCTTCGGAATCTGCCGAAACATCATCCAGGGCATCCAGGGCTTCATTATGAACGAACTCCTGGTCGGTATAAACCTTACCGTCGATAACCGCATAACATTCAGGCTGAGGCTGGGCTGTCTTCTGGATGCCCACAATCAGGAATGCGATGATAGCGGCTGCTGCCACAGACGTGCCAAAATATTTGAGCCATCTGCTGCGAGAAGCTTCCTTCTTTGGGATTTCTTCCTTC
The Segatella copri DNA segment above includes these coding regions:
- a CDS encoding DUF6108 family protein; the encoded protein is MKRCNLIKRFFIGLLLIVVASISANAQEGLYVKSIFQRFGHAKGCKMVTMQNAQLKGYKLKIYKSLVYKNHATEIAHYLKADRKAAKKIREVVENGKMVSGYYMMAPLSNGDNRFILFSNPSKSKGTVIYIEGDLSPEDIMQLCYSRR